The following proteins are co-located in the Ailuropoda melanoleuca isolate Jingjing chromosome 13, ASM200744v2, whole genome shotgun sequence genome:
- the ABHD16B gene encoding LOW QUALITY PROTEIN: protein ABHD16B (The sequence of the model RefSeq protein was modified relative to this genomic sequence to represent the inferred CDS: deleted 2 bases in 2 codons) has product MSRDSSARRSPLQPPAGLGLGLGLPATPAWRLGVTARLGVTARAERPVASTPMCVVCFVKALVHVFKIYLTANYTYNFRSWPVDFRWDDVRAVGGGGSGHRALTCAAAVAGVWLLGVWLLRGAALGRDAPGRPLRGARSQAQCLLQQIRELPGQLASYALAHSLGRWLVYPGSMFLMTRALLPLLQQGQERLVERYHGRRAKLVACDGNEIDTMFMDRRQHPGSQGRGLRLVICCEGNAGFYEMGCLSAPLEAGYSVLGWNHPGFGGSTGAPFPQHDANAVDVVVKYALHRLHFPPAHVVVYGWSIGGFTATWATMTYPELGALVLDATFDDLVPLALKVMPHSWKGLVVRTVREHFNLNVAEQLCRYPGPVLLLRRTQDDVVSTSGHLRPLPSGDVEGNRGNELLLRLLQHRYPVVMAREGLAVVTRWLRAGSLAQEAAFYARYRVDDEWCLALLRSYRARCEDEQEDEEAWGPHGLSFPWLVGQGLSPRRRRQLALFLARKHLKNVEATHCSPLEPEDFQLPWSL; this is encoded by the exons ATGTCCCGAGACAGCTCTGCGCGGCGCTCACCCCTGCAGCCGCCTgcggggctgggcctgggcctgggcctccccGCGACCCCTGCCTGGCGGCTGGGTGTTACGGCTCGACTGGGTGTTACGGCTCGCGCGGAGCGCCCCGTAGCCTCGACGCCCATGTGTGTCGTCTGCTTCGTGAAGGCGCTGGTGCACGTGTTCAAGATCTACCTGACCGCCAACTACACCTACAACTTCCGCAGTTGGCCTGTGGACTTCCGCTGGGATGACGTGCGCGCCGTTGGCGGGGGCGGCAGCGGTCACCGCGCGCTCACGTGCGCGGCGGCCGTGGCCGGCGTGTGGCTGCTN GGCGTGTGGCTGCTGCGGGGCGCGGCACTGGGCAGGGACGCGCCGGGGCGACCGCTGCGCGGGGCGCGCAGTCAGGCGCAGTGCCTCCTGCAGCAGATCCGCGAGCTGCCG GGCCAGCTGGCCAGCTACGCACTGGCCCACTCGCTGGGCCGCTGGCTCGTGTACCCTGGCTCCATGTTCCTGATGACGCGCGCGCTACTGCCGCTGCTACAGCAGGGCCAAGAGCGCCTCGTGGAACGCTACCACGGCCGGCGCGCCAAGCTGGTGGCCTGTGACGGCAATGAGATCGacaccatgttcatggatcgcCGCCAGCACCCAGGCAGCCAAGGCCGCGGCCTGCGCCTTGTCATCTGCTGCGAAGGCAACGCCGGCTTCTACGAGATGGGCTGCCTGTCGGCACCACTGGAGGCTGGCTACTCCGTGCTGGGCTGGAACCACCCGGGCTTCGGGGGCAGCACGGGGGCGCCATTCCCTCAGCATGACGCCAACGCGGTGGACGTGGTGGTCAAGTACGCGCTGCACCGCCTGCACTTCCCGCCCGCGCACGTGGTCGTCTATGGCTGGTCCATCGGTGGCTTCACGGCCACCTGGGCCACCATGACATACCCGGAGCTGGGTGCACTGGTGCTCGACGCCACCTTCGACGACCTCGTGCCGCTGGCCCTGAAGGTCATGCCCCACAGCTGGAAGGGGCTCGTGGTGCGCACCGTGCGCGAGCACTTCAACCTCAATGTGGCGGAGCAGCTGTGCCGCTACCCAGGACCGGTGCTGCTGCTGCGGCGCACGCAGGACGACGTGGTCAGCACCTCGGGCCACCTGCGCCCCCTGCCGTCCGGCGATGTGGAGGGCAACCGCGGCAACGAATTGCTCCTGCGTCTGCTGCAGCATCGCTACCCCGTCGTGATGGCGCGGGAAGGCCTCGCGGTCGTGACGCGCTGGCTACGCGCGGGCAGCCTGGCGCAGGAGGCCGCCTTCTATGCGCGCTACCGCGTGGACGACGAATGGTGCCTGGCCCTGCTGCGCTCCTACCGCGCGCGCTGCGAGGATGAGCAGGAGGATGAGGAGGCCTGGGGGCCTCATGGGCTGTCCTTCCCCTGGCTAGTGGGCCAGGGCCTGAGCCCGCGGCGGCGCCGGCAGCTCGCGCTGTTCCTGGCACGCAAACACCTCAAGAATGTGGAGGCGACTCACTGCAGTCCGCTGGAACCCGAGGACTTCCAGTTGCCCTGGAGTCTGTAG
- the TPD52L2 gene encoding tumor protein D54 yields MDSAGQDINLNSPNKGLLSDSMTDVPVDTAVAAQTPAVEGLTEAEEEELRAELAKVEEEIVTLRQVLAAKERHCAELKRKLGLSALEGLKQNLSRSWHDVQVSNAYMKTSEKLGEWNEKVTQSDL; encoded by the exons ATGGACTCCGCAGGCCAAG ATATCAACCTGAATTCTCCTAACAAAGGTCTGCTGTCCGACTCCATGACAGATGTCCCTGTCGACACAGCGGTGGCTGCCCAGACTCCTGCCGTTGAGGGTCTGACCGAGGCTGAGGAGGAGGAGCTTAGGGCCGAGCTTGCAAAG GTGGAAGAGGAGATCGTCACTCTGCGCCAGGTCCTGGCAGCCAAGGAAAGGCACTGCGCAGAGCTGAAAAGGAAACTGGGCCTCTCTGCCTTGGAGGGCCTGAAACAGAACCTGTCCAGGAGCTGGCATGACGTGCAGGTCTCTAACGC CTATATGAAAACTTCTGAGAAACTTGGAGAGTGGAATGAGAAAGTGACCCAGTCAGACCTGTGA